From Luteolibacter flavescens:
ACCGCCATCGTGGCCGACGTCCGCCGCAACGTATGCGGCGCCTTTGTCGAGGAGCTCGACCCGGGTCAAGGCCCGGTCCGCCTCGGCGATTCCGCCCTTCTCATCACTGAATAATCCGCGCGACGCGCACCATTCTTCTAAACGCCTCACCGACCCGATCCATGGAAGTCAAGAGCACCACCAAATACGTCCGCCTCTCTCCGAAGAAGGCACGCGACGTCGCCCGCGAAATCCAAGGGCTGCCCGTGTCGAGCGCGCTCGACATTCTCACCTTCACTCCGAAGAAGGCCGCCTTTCACATCAACAAGACCCTCAAGACCGCCATCGCGGACGCCGAGAACAACTTCTCGCTGAGCGCCGAGTCCCTGATCGTGAAGGAAGCTGTGATCGGTGCAGGTCCGGTCCTGAAGCGTTTCTCCCCGCGTGCCAAGGGCTCCGCGGGTGGCATCCTGAAGCGCACCAGCCACATTTTCATCACCCTGGCCGAAGCTCCGGAAGGCGAAGCGAAGCCGAAGAAGGTCAACGTTTCCCCGAAGGCATCCAAGGACGCCTGATCCCAATCCCACACCGCATTTCATCATGGGCCAGAAAGTCAACCCCATCGGTTTCCGCCTCGCCGTCTCCAAGGACTGGCGCTCCAAGTGGTTCGCCGCCGGCAAGGATTATGCCGAGAAGCTCCACGAGGACCTCAAGATCCGTGGCTACATGCGCCAGCGCCTGCAGTTCGCAGCGCTTGCCCGCGTCGTCATCGAGCGCGCTTGGAACAGCGTCCGCGTCACGCTCCACACCTCCCGCCCGGGCCTTATCATCGGCCGCAAGGGCTCCGAGATCGAGCGCATGACGAAGGAGATCTCCGACATCTGCAAGGGTGCCCAGGTGAAGATCGACATCGTCGAGATCCGCAAGCCGGAGCTCGATGCCCAGCTCATCTGCGAGCAGGTCGCCGTCCAGCTCGAGCGCCGTATCTCCTTCCGCCGTGCCATGAAGCGCGCCGTGCAGACCGCCATGGACTTCGGTGCCGAGGGCATCCGTATTCGCTGCGCCGGTCGTCTCGGTGGTGCTGACATCGCCCGCTCGGAGTGGTATCGCGAGGGCAAGGTGCCGCTTCAGACGCTGCGCGTTCCCCTTGACTACGGCTTCGCCGAAGCCCGCACCGTCTACGGTGTCATCGGCATCAAGTGCTGGGTCAACAAGAAGGAAGACGACGGCAGCTCCCCGCGCCCTGAGCGTGGCGGCGACCGCCGCGATCGTGACAACCGCGGCCCCCGTGGCCCGCGTGGTCCCCGTCCGCCCCACGGTGGTGGCGGTGGCAACCAGCAGTAAGACTATCTTTTAACTTTCAACATTTTCCCAGGAGGACTGAGCCATGCCCTTGATGCCCAAACGCACGAAGTTCCGCAAGTCGCACCGCGGCAGCCGCGCCGGCAATGCGCAGCGCGGAACCACCGTCGCCTTCGGTGACTTCGGTCTCCAGGCCCTCGACCGCGGCTGGATGACCAACCGCCAGATCGAAGCCTGCCGTATCGCGATCAACCGCTTCCTCAAGCGTAAAGGAAAGGTCTGGATCCGGATCTTCCCTCACAAGTCGATCACCGCCCGTCCGCCGGAAACCCGTATGGGTAAGGGCAAGGGCGCCGTCGAGGCCTGGGTCGCCGTGATCCGCCCCGGCAACATGCTGTTCGAAGTCGCCGGCGTGCCGGAGTCGCAGGCCAAGGAGGCCATGCGCCTTGCTTCCTACAAGCTCGGCCTTCCGACCCGCTTCGTCGTCCGCAATCCGCACGCCTGAAGCTCCCAACCTTTAAAGAACCACGACCATGGCTCAGACCAAGTTCAAGGACATCAAGGATCTCTCCGTGAAGGAGCTTGAGACCAAGCTCCGCGACCTCAAGGAGGAGGGCTTCAACCTCCGCCTGCAGCAGGCCACCGGAACGCTTGAAAATTCCGCCCGCATCCGCGTGGTCCGCCGCGAGGCCGCCCGCGTCCAAACCGTGCTCACCCAGCGCAACAGCGCCTGAGCCGCCCGCATCCGCAGCAGCAGCCACCACCACCAATTTCCATGAGCGAGCAGCAACAGCAGGAAGGTGCCGCAAAGCAGGTCCGCAAGACCCGCGTCGGCGTCGTCACCTCGAACAAGATGAGCAAGACCCTCGTGGTCGAGCACGTCGCACGCGTCCCGCACCCGACCTTCAACAAGATCGTCAAGCGGTCGAAGAAGTACTACGTGCACGACGAGAAGGGCGAAGCCCAGATCGGCGACAAGGTCCGCATCGTCGAAACCCGCCCACTTTCCAAGCTGAAGCGCTGGACGCTCGAGAAGGTGCTCACGCACTAAAGGCTCCGCCGGTTCTACCGATCCTTCAACACTCACGTATTTCCTGCCATGATCCAGATGGAATCCCTCGTCACGGTCGCCGACAACACCGGCGCCCGCTCTGCCAAGATGATCGGTGTCCTCGGCAAGCGCTCCCGCACCGCCCAGGTGGGTGACATCATCACCGCCCACATCCGCGACTCGATCCCGACCGCCTCGGTCAAGAAGGGCTCCGTCGTGAAGGCAGTGGTCGTCCGCACCGCATTCCCGATCCGCCGTGCAGACGGCTCCGTCCTCCGCTTCGACAGCAACGCCATCGTTGTCATCGACAAGGACAACAACCCGAAGGGCACCCGTATTTTCGGCCCCGTCGCCCGCGAACTGCGTGAAAAGCAGTTCATGAAGATTGTCTCGCTTGCACCCGAGGTCCTCTGAGGCTACGGCGCATCCCTTCAACCGAACATTTCACATGAAGACTCACGTCAAGAAAGGCGACGAAGTTGAGATCATCGCCGGCGGCCACAAGGGCAAGCGCGGCACGGTCCTCTCCGTCGACGCTGCCAAGGGCAAGGTCGTCGTCCAAGGCGGACGCACCATCAAGAAGGCCATCCGCCGCTCCGAGAAGAATCCCGACGGCGGGATCCTTGAGCAGGACGGCCCCGTCCATATCTCCAATGTCAAGAAGCTGGGCTGAGACCTGCAAGGTCTTTGCCCGCGCTTAAGCGCAACGAACAAAGCGCTGACCCGCTAAAACAAAATGAGCACCCCAGTACTGCAAAAGCACTACGCGGAGAAGGTCGTGCCAGCTCTCAAGGAGAAGCTTGGCTACACCAACCCGCATCAGATCCCACGGCTTGAAAAGATCGTGGTGACCTCCTGCATGGGCAAGGCCCCGGACCGCAAGGTCGCCGTGGACGATGCCGTCGCCGAAATCGCCAAGATCACCGGCCAGAAGCCTTCGATCACCTATTCGAAGAAGGCTGTTGCGAACTTCAAGCTGCGTGAGGGTGAAGCCCTCGGCGCCCGCGTGACTCTCCGCGGTGCCCGCATGTGGGAGTTCCTGTACCGCTTCATCAACGTCACCGCGCCGAACATCCGCGACTTCCGCGGTATCTCCGCAAAGGGCTTTGATGGCCGTGGCAACTACGCCGTCGGTTTCCCCGACCAGTCCATCTTCCCGGAAATCGAGCTCGATCAGATCAAGCGCACCATCGGTTTCGACTTCATCTTCGTCACGTCTGCCAAGACCAATGACGAAGGCCGTGCCCTGCTGACCGAGCTGGGATTGCCGTTCCGCGACACGAAGAAGGCGGAAACCACCGAAGGCGCCGCCGCCTGATTCCGTTAACTTCCAAGGAACCACCATCATGGCCGTTCTCTCCGATCCAATTTCCGACTTCCTCACCCGCTTCAAGAACTGCTGCCGCGCCGGCAACGAGCAGTTCCTGGCTCCTTACTCCCGCATCAAGGCTGACATCGCCAAGGTGCTCCAGGAGGAAGGCTACATCTGGGGCTTCGAAGTCGTGACCGAATCCGGACACCCGCAGCTCAAGGTCAAGGCCCGCTACGTCGATGGCCGCCCGGTCCTCACCGACCTGAAGCGCGTCTCGAAGCCAGGTCGCCGCGTCTATGCCGGCGGTCAGGAAATGCCACGCGTCCTCAACGGACTCGGCATCGCCGTCGTCTCCACCTCCAAGGGCGTCATGACCGGCGCCCGTGCCAAGCGCAGCCAACTCGGCGGCGAAGTGCTGGCCCACGTCTGGTAATCACCCAACCCGAGAAAGGAACAAACCACCATGTCACGAGTTGGTCTCAAACCGATTTCCCTGCCCGCAAAGGTCAGCGTGAAGGTCGATGCCGGCAAGGTTGTCGTCGAGGGCCCGAAGGGCAAGCTCGACCTCGCCCTGCCCGCAGGCATCTCCATCAAGAGCGAAGACACCTCCGTCGTCGTCGCCCGCGCCACCGAGGCACGTAACCACCGCGCGCTGCACGGCACCGTCCGCAGCCTGGTGAACAACATGATCACCGGAGTCTCCCAGGGCTTCGTCAAGGACCTTGAAATCCAGGGCGTCGGTCTCCGTGCCGCCGTCAAGGGCCAGGACCTCGACCTCTCCCTCGGCAAGTCCCACCCGATCCTTCACCCGATCCCGGCCGGCCTGACCGTCACCGTGAACGAAAACACCAAGATCAAGGTGGAAGGCATCGACAAGCAGCTCGTCGGCCAGTTCGCCGCCGAGGTCCGCGGCTACTACCCGCCGGAGCCTTACAAGGGCAAGGGCGTCCGCTACGCAGGCGAGCACGTTCGCCGCAAGGAAGGCAAGAGCGTCGGCAAGTAACCCCGAAACCTTTACTCGAAATGAGCAAAATCAATCGCAAGGAAGGACGCCGCCGCATCCACGCGCGCATCCGCAAGAAGGTCGCCGGGACCGCCGAACGCCCACGCCTGGCCGTTCACTACTCGAACCAGCACGTCTACGCGCAGGTCATCGACGATGTCGCCGGTCGCACCCTCGTCTCCGCCTCGACGCTCGACAAGAGCTTCGAAAAGGCCTCCTCGAACGTCGAGTCCGCCGCGAAGGTGGGTGCCCTCGTCGCCGAGCGCGCCAAGGCAGCAAATGTCAGCGCCGTTGTCTTCGACCGCGGCGGTCACCTCTACCACGGCAAGATCAAGGCGCTGGCCGATGCAGCCCGCGAAGCCGGCCTCCAATTCTAATATCTTACCGTCATGGTGACTCCTCAAGATTCGACCCCGACTCCATCCGCACCTCAGGGACCGCAGGGTGGCCAGCAGCAACAGGGCGGCTACGGCCAGCGCGGCGGTGGCTACGGCCAGCGTGGTGGTGGCTACGGCGGCGGCCAGGGCGGCCAAGGCCGCGGACCCCGTGGTCCGCGCCGTGACGACCGGAACCAGCAGCAAGAGTCCGATGGA
This genomic window contains:
- the rplN gene encoding 50S ribosomal protein L14, producing the protein MIQMESLVTVADNTGARSAKMIGVLGKRSRTAQVGDIITAHIRDSIPTASVKKGSVVKAVVVRTAFPIRRADGSVLRFDSNAIVVIDKDNNPKGTRIFGPVARELREKQFMKIVSLAPEVL
- the rplX gene encoding 50S ribosomal protein L24, coding for MKTHVKKGDEVEIIAGGHKGKRGTVLSVDAAKGKVVVQGGRTIKKAIRRSEKNPDGGILEQDGPVHISNVKKLG
- the rpmC gene encoding 50S ribosomal protein L29; translated protein: MAQTKFKDIKDLSVKELETKLRDLKEEGFNLRLQQATGTLENSARIRVVRREAARVQTVLTQRNSA
- the rplE gene encoding 50S ribosomal protein L5 codes for the protein MSTPVLQKHYAEKVVPALKEKLGYTNPHQIPRLEKIVVTSCMGKAPDRKVAVDDAVAEIAKITGQKPSITYSKKAVANFKLREGEALGARVTLRGARMWEFLYRFINVTAPNIRDFRGISAKGFDGRGNYAVGFPDQSIFPEIELDQIKRTIGFDFIFVTSAKTNDEGRALLTELGLPFRDTKKAETTEGAAA
- the rpsH gene encoding 30S ribosomal protein S8 gives rise to the protein MAVLSDPISDFLTRFKNCCRAGNEQFLAPYSRIKADIAKVLQEEGYIWGFEVVTESGHPQLKVKARYVDGRPVLTDLKRVSKPGRRVYAGGQEMPRVLNGLGIAVVSTSKGVMTGARAKRSQLGGEVLAHVW
- the rplV gene encoding 50S ribosomal protein L22, which translates into the protein MEVKSTTKYVRLSPKKARDVAREIQGLPVSSALDILTFTPKKAAFHINKTLKTAIADAENNFSLSAESLIVKEAVIGAGPVLKRFSPRAKGSAGGILKRTSHIFITLAEAPEGEAKPKKVNVSPKASKDA
- the rpsC gene encoding 30S ribosomal protein S3 yields the protein MGQKVNPIGFRLAVSKDWRSKWFAAGKDYAEKLHEDLKIRGYMRQRLQFAALARVVIERAWNSVRVTLHTSRPGLIIGRKGSEIERMTKEISDICKGAQVKIDIVEIRKPELDAQLICEQVAVQLERRISFRRAMKRAVQTAMDFGAEGIRIRCAGRLGGADIARSEWYREGKVPLQTLRVPLDYGFAEARTVYGVIGIKCWVNKKEDDGSSPRPERGGDRRDRDNRGPRGPRGPRPPHGGGGGNQQ
- the rplP gene encoding 50S ribosomal protein L16, encoding MPLMPKRTKFRKSHRGSRAGNAQRGTTVAFGDFGLQALDRGWMTNRQIEACRIAINRFLKRKGKVWIRIFPHKSITARPPETRMGKGKGAVEAWVAVIRPGNMLFEVAGVPESQAKEAMRLASYKLGLPTRFVVRNPHA
- the rplR gene encoding 50S ribosomal protein L18 → MSKINRKEGRRRIHARIRKKVAGTAERPRLAVHYSNQHVYAQVIDDVAGRTLVSASTLDKSFEKASSNVESAAKVGALVAERAKAANVSAVVFDRGGHLYHGKIKALADAAREAGLQF
- the rplF gene encoding 50S ribosomal protein L6, with protein sequence MSRVGLKPISLPAKVSVKVDAGKVVVEGPKGKLDLALPAGISIKSEDTSVVVARATEARNHRALHGTVRSLVNNMITGVSQGFVKDLEIQGVGLRAAVKGQDLDLSLGKSHPILHPIPAGLTVTVNENTKIKVEGIDKQLVGQFAAEVRGYYPPEPYKGKGVRYAGEHVRRKEGKSVGK
- the rpsQ gene encoding 30S ribosomal protein S17, which encodes MSEQQQQEGAAKQVRKTRVGVVTSNKMSKTLVVEHVARVPHPTFNKIVKRSKKYYVHDEKGEAQIGDKVRIVETRPLSKLKRWTLEKVLTH